The DNA segment TCGTTGGCCTCTGCTACTTGCAAATTGGCGCGGTTGCGGCCAGCGTTGAAGATGGGCAGATACAGCGAGGGCGCAATGGTGAAGGCGGCAGAGTCCGAGCTGAACAGGTCAGAAACTTTCGAGTTCACAAAACCCGCCGATGCGGTCAGCGAGATGTTCGGGAAGAACAGCGCGCGCGCCGTGCCAATGCTGGCGTTGGCCGCAATCATGCTTTGCTCGGCCTGACGGATGTCAGGGCGGCGCAGCAGCAGCTCAGAGGGCAGGCCCGAAGGCACATCGGCCAGCGCAGGCAGCTCGCGCAGCTGTTTGTCTTGCATGCTGCTCAGCAGATCGGCAGGCAGGGACTGGCCTGCAAGCAGGGTCAAGGCATTGACATCACGCTCGCGCTGACCGGCTTGCAGAGCTAGCGTAGCGCGGGCGCTCTCGGTCAGCGACTGAGCCTGGCGGTAGTCAAGCTCGGAAGTCACGCCTGCATCCAAGCGCAGCTTGGTCAGCTTGATGGACTGCTCGCGTGTGCTGAGAGTGCGGCGTGAAATGGCCAGCAGCTCTTCATCCGCCTGCAGGTTGAGCCAGGTGTTGGCGACATTGGCAATCAGGCTGATCTGCGCGGCTTTGCGGCCTTCTTCTGTCGCCAGATACTGGGCCAGAGCTTGCTGCTTGAGGCTGCCGATGCGGCCCCAGAAGTCAATCTCCCAGCTGGGCATGGACAAGCCCACCATGTACGAGTTGCCATAGCGGCCCGTGATGGTGCTGGGCTGGCGGCTGGCGCTGCCAGCAACGCCGAATTCAGGGAACTGGGCTGCACGCTGAATCTGGTACTGGGCCTGAGCTTTCTCGATATTGAGAACAGCCACGCGCAGGTCGCGGTTGTTGTCCAGCGCGAGCTGGATGACTTGCTGCAGACGCGGGTCTGTAAAGAACTGTTGCCAGGGAATATCCGCCGCGGCTGTAGCGCCCGCCTGCTCATTGGCGGCAGAGAAATGCTCTGCCACCGGGGCGGCAGGGCGATCCAGCGTGGGGATGAAGGAGCAGCCGCTGGCCAGCAGCGCGCCGGCCAGTGCTACGGGTAGCAAGGTCTTATTCATGTTGCGAGCCTCCCTGTGCTGCAGAAGTTGCTGCCGGGGAATTGGCGTTGGTGTCTTGCTTGGATTTTTTGCCAAACAGATTGAACACGGTCACAAAGAACACAGGCACCAGGAAGACGGAGATTGGCGTGCCAATCACCATGCCCCAGAACACGCCGGTACCGATTTCCTTCTGGCTGGCTGCGCTGGCACCCGAGGCGATGTACAGAGGCACCACACCCAGAATAAAGGCCAGCGAGGTCATCAGAATAGGGCGGAAACGCAGGTGACCTGCTTCCAGTGCGGCTTCCAGTGCGGTTTTGCCTTCGGCATGCAGGTCCTTGGCGAACTCCACGATCAGAATGGCGTTCTTGGCCGAGAGACCAATGACCGTAATCAGCGCCACCTGGAAGTAGATGTCGTTAGGCATGCCGCGCATCAGCACACCGGCCACCGCGCCGAACACGCCCAAGGGCACGACCAGCAGCACGGACAGTGGAATGCTCCAGCTTTCATACAGGGCAGCCAGACACAGGAACACGGCCAGAATAGAGAACGCGTAGAGCAGCATGGCGGAGGAGCCAGCCTTCTTTTCGTCCAGCGACTGACCTGTCCATTCATAGCCGAAGCCTTCAGGCAGATCCTTGGCCAGCTGTTCCATTTCTTTCATGGCATCACCGCTGGTAAAGCCGGGCTTGGCCTGACCCGTAATGCTCATGGAAGGGTAGCCGTTGTAGCGGGTCAGCTGCATGGGGCCGCTGATCCACTTGGCGCTGACCATGGTGGACAGCTCAACCAGTTGGCCTTGTGCGTTGGGCACGGTCAAACGCATCACGTCTTCAGGCTGCATGCGGCGAGTTGCATCGGCCTGAATGGTCACGCGTTGCATGAACCCGTTGTTGGGGAAGTCCGTGGAGTTGGACGAACCCAGGGCGGTTGCCAGCGTGGAGGCCAGATCGCTCATGTTGACGCGCTGGGCATAGACGGCATCGCGGTTGATGTCGACCTTCCATTGTGGAGCGTCATCCACACCATCAAAGCGTACGCCAGCCAGCACCTTGCTCTGGTTGGCCTTGGCAATCAGCTGGTTGCGGGCCTCCAGCAGTGCAGCATGGCCCTTGCCGCTGCGGTCTTGCAGGCGGAAGGTGAAGCCGTCGCTATTGCCCAGCTCAGAGATGGACGGCGGTACCAGCGTGAAGATGAAGCCATCGCGCAGCTTGGACATGGCGCCCATGGTGCGACCAGCAAAAGACTTGGCATCCGAGCCGGGGGCGGTTCGTTGAGTCCAGTCTTTGAGTGTGGTGAACGCAAGGCCCACGTTCTGACCCTGACCCATGAAGCTGAAGCCCAGAATGCTGACGATGTGATCGACTTCAGGCTGGCTCAGTACAAATTGCTCCAGTTCTGCAACGGTCTTGCTGGTGCGCTCCAGGCTGGCACCAGGAGGCAGCTGCGTCAGCGAGATGACGTAGCCCTGATCTTCGGTGGGCAGGAAAGCGGTTGGCAGTCGCATGAACATGAAGATCACGCCCGCGATGACGATCAGGTAGACGATGAAGGCTTGTACGGAGCGTTTGACCACACTGGAGAGTGCGGAGGAATAGCGCTGCGTACCTGCTTCAAACTTGCGGTTGAACCAGTTGTAGAACGGACCAAGCAGGCCGGTCTTTTTGTCGTGTGCATGGCCCTTGGGTATGGGCTTGAGCATGGTGGCGCACAGCGCGGGCGTCAGCGTCAGCGCAAAGAAGCCGGAGAAGAAGATTGAGATAGCCATCACCAGCGAGAACTGACGATAGATATTGCCGGTTGCGCCGGAGAACGCAGCCAGTGGCAGGAACACAGTCACCAGAATCACGGTAATGCCGACCACGGCACCTTGAATCTGGCCCATGGCCTTGATGGTGGCATCCTTGGGCGACAAGCCTTCCTCGGACATGATGCGTTCGACGTTTTCCACGACCACGATGGCATCGTCAACAACGATACCAATCACCAGCACCATTGCGAACATGGCCAGAATGTTGATGGTCAGGCCGACCATCAGCATCACGGCAAAGGTGCCAAGCAGCGCAATAGGCACCACGATCGTGGGAATCAAGGTGTAGCGGATGTTCTGCAAGAAGATCAGCATCACGATGAACACCAGCACAATGGCTTCAATCAGCGTGTGCACCACCTTTTCGATGGAAATCTTCACGAACTTGGAGGTGTCGTAGGGCGAAGACCATTTCACGCCGGTAGGCAAGAAGGGTTCCATCTCGGCCATCTTGGCCTTGACCAGTGTGGCCGTTGCCATGGCGTTGGCAGTCGACGTCAGCTGTACAGCCATAGCCACGGCAGGCTTGCCATCCAGACGGGACTCGAAGGCGTAGCTTTCGATACCCAGCTCGATGCGTGCCACATCCTTTAGACGCACGGTTGAGCCATCAGAGTTGGAGCGCAGCACGACTTCACCAAACTGCTCAGGTGTTGTCAGTTGGCCAGGTACGACAATGGTTGCCGTGGTGCTTGTGCCCGAGGTGCTGGGCAGGTCACCCAAAGCGCCACCAGAAATTTGCTGGTTTTGCGCGGCGATGGCTGCATTGACGGATGTAATCGACAGCCCAAAGCCTTGCAGCTTGGCTGGATCGATCCAGACGCGCATGGCACGACCCGCAGCAAACAGCTGTGCCTTACCCACGCCATCCAGACGTTGGATTTCAGGCACGACATTGCGGTTTACATAGTCGGCGATGTCGTCACGCGAGGTCTCCCCGGATGCTGCTTGAAAAGCCAGAATCATCAGGAAGTTGCTCATGGACTTGTCGACCCGCACGCCAAGTGCCTGAACCACCTGCGGCAGACGGGGCAGAACACGAGCGAGGCGGTTTTGCACGTCCACCTGAGCCAGGTCAGGGTTGGTGCCGGGGGCAAAAGTGACGGTCAGGGTACCTTGACCACCCGCAGGTGCCGAGGACTCCATATACATCAGACCTTGCGCGCCGTTGATTTCGCGCTCGATCAGTTGCAGTACAGAGTCGGTCATGGTTTGTGACGTAGCGCCTGGGTAGGTCGCTGTCACGTTGATAGTGGGGGGCGCGACCGATGGGAACTGCGCTATCGGTAGCTTTGTGATGGAGATCACGCCCGCAATGATCACGAAAATCGCAATCACCCAGGCAAAGATCGGTCTGTGAATGAAAAACTTAGACATGGATCGTATGCCTGTTATTTAGCCGTTTGAGCGTCGCCAGCGCCTTCAGCCGCCGCTGCAGGTTTGTCTTGCGCGGGTGCTTCTGGTGCAGCCGGGGCCGGCTGTGGCTGAGCGGCTGGGGTGGCATTAAATTCCACAGGTTTGACCTTCTTGGCACCCATGCCAACCTTGATCAAGCCATCGACCATGACTTTTTCGCCATTCTTCAGGCCGGATGTCACAACCCAGTTGTTGCCGTTGGACTGGCTGATCTGCACAGGGCGAGGGGCTACCGAGCCATCTTCGGCAACGACCATGACAAAGTTGCCTTTTTCATTGCGAGTTACGGCCTGTTGAGGAATCAGTACAGCATTTTCAATCTGAGCTTGCTCCAGGCGCACGCGTACATAGGTGCCGGGCAGCAGCATTCCATCAGGGTTGGGCAACTCTGCACGCACGCTGACTTGGCCGGTTGTCGGGTCCACGGTCAGGTCGGTGAACAGCAGCTTGCCGGCGTGGGCGTACTGCTTGCCATCGTCCAAATAGACGTGGACACGGGCTGCGTTGTCACCTACTTTTGCTAACTTGCCAGAAGCCAACGCTTCACGCATGCGCATGATTTCAGAGGACGACTGGGTCAGGTTCACATACAGCGGGTTGACCTGCTGAATGGTTGCCAGTTGCGTGGCTTCGCCTTGCCCAACCAGTGCGCCTTCAGTTACCAGTGCACGACCGATTCGGCCGGAGATGGGAGCTGCTACGCTGGCATAGCCAAGGTTGACGTTGGCATTAGTCACTGCGGCCTTGCCTGCGACTACTTGAGCGAGCGCTGCCTTTTCGTTGGCGATGGCGGTGTCGTACTCTTGCTTGCTGATGGCATTGGCCTCAACCAAGGGCTTGTAACGACGAGCCGTGGCAGAGGCCTGAGCCAGATTGGCTTCAGCTTGTGCCAGTGTGGCTTGGGCGCTTTGCAGGTTGGCCTTGTAGGGCGTGTTGTCGATCTGGAAAAGTACCTGGCCGGCTTTTACGTCAGAGCCTTCTTGGAACAGACGCTTTTGCACGATACCTGCTGCACGGGCGCGAACTTGTGCAATACGGGAGGCTTCGAGGCGGCCGGGTAGGTCAGAAATCAAAGGCAAGCTTTGCAGAGTTACCGTAACCACTCCCACTTCGGGTGGCTGCGCTTGTGCTGCAGCTTGTGCTTTTTGAGGATCTTCTTTTTTGTCACCGCAGGCGGCAAGGCCCAAAGCTGCGATCAGGCTCAGGCTTATGGCCATGGAGCGTGTGCAGGAGGCGGCAAATTTGGGCTGATTGTCGAGAGCCTTGTGTTCTTCATACATCGGGTGCATGAACGTCCTTCCGGTTGACATTGTGGAAAAGAAAAAAGAGCGCAGTCCGGGTCGGAGCGCTCATTTAAGAGTAATCCCTAAGGGAAACTTTGTGCATCAGTCTTGAAGAAATTATACATACATGCATAAATGTATAATTGAAAAACCTGTGTAAAAGCGGGTAAAGCAAGCGGATCTCGTCGTGCATTGCTGCGGGCGAGTAATGAAAAGGGTGAGTAATGGCTCGAAGAACCAAGGCAGAAGCAGATGAGACGCGCACCAAGCTGCTGGATGCGGCAGAAGAGGTGTTTTTTGAAAAAGGCGTGTCCCGAACATCGCTTGGGGATATTGCGCTGCGTGCAGGGGCGACGCGAGGGGCGGTGTATTGGCATTTCAAGGACAAGATGGATGTCTTTGTTTCCATGCTGGGGCGCATATGTTTGCCTTTCGATGAAATCTGCGACGACCGCTATGCCGAGTTGCCACCGTTAGAGCGTATCCGTCACTCTATTCAGCACGTATTCGAGAGTCTGGATGAGGATGTGCGCAGGCGCAAGGTCTTTGAGACGGCGCTCTTCAAGATGGAATATGTTGGAGAGCTAGCCGATGTGCGCTTGCAACACGTTAAAAATTCATGTGAGGCTCGCGAGAAGTTTGCGCGAGATTTGGCCGCAGCTGCCGAAGAGCAGTCGGTGCAGTTGCAAGTGTCGCCCGAGGAGGCTGCGCTAGGTCTGCATTCCCTTTTTGTGGGTCTCATCCATGGCTGGACTCTTACCGAGGGCAGTTTCTCATTGCTCAAGATTGGGTCGATGTCGGTGGATGTCTATTTGTCCGGACTAGGATTTCGAGTGAGTTTGTAATTTTGGTGCTTAAACCCGTGCATAATTGCGCCTGTTGAATTGTTGTTGGTTGTGCAAGCGATCTAACGGGTTCGCGGCTGTAGCTCAGTGGATAGAGTATTGGCCTCCGAAGCCAAGGGTCGTGGGTTCGATCCCCGCCAGCCGCGCCAAGCTAAGTTAGATAAACAAAAAGAAATTTCAGATTTCTTTTTGAGTTAAAAAAACGATGCTATAATTCAAATCTCTTCGGAGGGGTGGCCGAGTGGTTAAAGGCAGCAGACTGTAAATCTGCCCGCTAACGCGTACACAGGTTCGAATCCTGTCCCCTCCACCAGCAATGGTGAAGAAGAGCGATTACCTAGAATGGTAATTACGTGCAGTAGTGAATCTGTGCGGGAGTAGTTCAATGGTAGAACCCTAGCCTTCCAAGCTAATGACGCGGGTTCGATTCCCGTCTCCCGCTCCAGTTTGCGAGCAAAAATTCTTTTGAAGTTGCTTGGCAACTTCATTGCCCATGTGGCTCAGTGGTAGAGCACTCCCTTGGTAAGGGAGAGGTCGCGGGTCCGATTCCCGCCATGGGCACCATTTTCTGGTGCACTCACTTATGGGGTAGCGCCGAAATCATCTTGTAGTCAATTAGTTTTTTCGGAGTCGGAAAAATGGCAAAAGAAAAATTCGAGCGCACAAAGCCCCACGTTAACGTGGGCACCATCGGTCACGTTGACCACGGCAAGACCACTCTGACTGCTGCTATCGCTACCGTGCTGTCCAAGCACTTCGGCGGCGAAGCTAAGGATTACTCGCAGATCGACAACGCTCCCGAAGAAAAGGCTCGTGGTATCACGATCAACACTTCGCACGTTGAGTACGAAACTGCTGCTCGTCACTACGCTCACGTTGACTGCCCCGGTCACGCTGACTATGTGAAGAACATGATCACTGGTGCGGCTCAGATGGACGGCGCTATCCTGGTTTGCTCCGCTGCTGACGGCCCCATGCCCCAGACTCGCGAGCACATCCTGCTGTCGCGTCAAGTTGGCGTTCCTTACATCATCGTGTTCCTGAACAAGGCCGACATGGTGGACGACGAAGAACTGCTGGAGCTGGTCGAAATGGAAGTGCGCGAGCTGCTGTCCAAGTACGACTTCCCCGGTGATGACACTCCTATCATCCGTGGCTCCGCCAAGCTGGCTCTGGAAGGCGACCAATCCGAAAAGGGTGAACCCGCTATCCTACGTCTGGCTGAAGCTCTGGACACATACATCCCCACTCCCGAGCGTGCTATCGACGGCGCCTTCGTGATGCCCGTGGAAGACGTGTTCTCGATTTCCGGTCGCGGCACTGTGGTGACTGGCCGTATCGAACGCGGCATCATCAAGGTCGGCGAAGAAATCGAAATCGTCGGTATCACAGATACACAGAAGACCATCTGCACTGGCGTGGAAATGTTCCGCAAGCTGCTGGACCAAGGTCAAGCTGGCGATAACGTTGGCCTGCTGCTGCGCGGCACCAAGCGTGAAGACGTTCAGCGCGGCCAAGTTCTGGCCAAGCCCGGCTCCATCAAGCCCCACACACAGTTCACTTCCGAAGTGTATGTGCTGTCCAAGGACGAAGGCGGTCGCCACACTCCTTTCTTCAACAACTACCGCCCTCAGTTCTACTTCCGTACAACTGACGTGACCGGCTCCATCGAACTGCCAGAAGGCAAAGAAATGGTGATGCCTGGTGATAACGTGTCGATCACTGTCAAGCTGATCGCTCCTATCGCCATGGAAGAAGGTCTGCGCTTCGCTATCCGCGAAGGTGGTCGTACTGTTGGTGCCGGTGTGGTTGCCAAGATCATTGCATAATAGATTTGTAGGGGTATAGCTCAATTGGCAGAGCGTCGGTCTCCAAAACCGAAGGTTGTAGGTTCGATTCCTACTGCCCCTGCCACCTCTTAATGGTGGAATCAACGAGAGCCCGCCTTTGGCGGGCTTTTGTGTCTTGAAATTGCACAAGTTTTGTGCATTTGAAACGAAATATGGCCACTACTCAGGTTGAAACAGTCAGCTCCATGGCTGACAAAGCAAAAATTGCCGCAGTTGCGGCTTTAGTTGTTGCTTCTATTGCTGGCTTTTATCTGCTGAGCAAGCAAGGTGCACTGGTGCAATGGTCGGCCTTGATCGTTGGTCTGGTGTTGTCTGCATTCGTTTTTCTGATCTCTGAGCCAGGTAAGCGTTTCATCGGCTTTGCCCGTGATGCCTGGCGTGAAGTGAAGAAGGTCGTCTGGCCAACCCGCAAAGAAACGATGCAAATGACTTTGTATGTCTTTGCCTTTGTAGTGGTGATGGCCTTGTTCTTGTGGTTCACCGATAAGACGCTTGAATGGGTCTTGTACGACCTGATTTTGGGCTGGAGGAAGTAATGGCTGATACTGTCGAAACAGATGTGAATGGTGGGGCAGCGGCATCCGCCAATCCCGATCTTCGCTGGTATATCGTCCATGCCTATTCAGGTATGGAGAAGGCTGTCGAGCGTAATATTACCGAGCGCATTGCGCGTTCGGGTATGCAGTCCAAGTTTGGCCGCATTCTGGTGCCTTCTGAAGAAGTGGTGGAAATGCGCAATGGCGTGCGCCGCACTACAGATCGCCGCTTGTTCCCAGGCTATGTCTTTGTCGAGATGGTCATGGAAGATGACACTTGGCACTTGGTCAAGCACACCAGCAAGGTGACTGGCTTTGTTGGTGGTGCGAAGAATCGTCCTGCGCCCATCTCTGAAGAAGAAATTCGCAAGATCGTCGACCAGATGCAGGAAGGCACTGAAAAGCCGCGGCACAAGGTCGAGTTCATGGTCGGTGAGCTGATCCGCGTCAAGGAAGGTCCGTTCGCAGACTTCAATGGCTCGGTTGAAGAAGTTAACTACGAGAAGAATCGTTTGCGCGTATCGGTCACTATCTTTGGCCGGGCAACTCCTGTGGAATTGGAGTTCTCTCAAGTTGAGAAAACTTGAGATTCGCAATAGAATCTAGGGCTTCGCGTTTTTTGACTCAACGCGAAGCTTTTTTATAGAGTCAAAAACCTCGGGGAGCTGCTTGCACGGGTTGCATGTGGCGTTATACCCGTAAGGAGCTCAACATGGCGAAAAAAATCGTCGGCTTCATCAAGCTGCAAGTGCCAGCTGGTAAGGCCAACCCTTCCCCTCCCATCGGTCCTGCGCTGGGTCAGCGTGGCCTCAACATCATGGAATTCTGCAAGGCGTTCAACGCCCAGACCCAAGGTGTCGAGCCAGGTCTGCCTTTGCCTGTGGTGATCACGGCTTTTGCTGATAAGAGCTTCACGTTCATCATCAAGACGCCTCCCGCAACTGTTCTGATCAAGAAGGCTATCAAGCTGGACAAGGGTTCCTCGAATCCTCTGAAGAACAAGGTTGGCAAGATCACTCGTGCTCAGCTGGAAGAAATTGCTAACACCAAGCTGAAGGACATGAACGCCGCTGACGTCGACGCTGCTGTGCGTACGCTGGCTGGCTCTGCCCGTTCGATGGGCGTGATTGTGGAGGGCGTGTAAATGGCCAAGTTGACCAAGAAGCAAAAAGCTCTCCAGGGCAAGGTTGATTCCAACAAGCTGTACGCTTTCGCTGACGCTGTGGCGCTGGTGAAGGAAGCTGCAACTGCCAAGTTCGATGAATCCATCGACGTGGCTGTTCAACTGGGCGTGGATGCTAAGAAGTCTGACCAAGTGGTTCGCGGCGCTGTTGTGCTGCCTCACGGTACCGGTAAGACTGCGCGCGTGGCTGTGTTCGCACAAGGTGCCAAGGCTGAAGAAGCCAAGGCTGCTGGCGCTGACGTGGTCGGTATGGACGACCTGGCCGCTATGGTCAAGGCCGGCGACATGCCCTTCGACGTGGTGATCGCTGCTCCTGACGCTATGCGCGTTGTGGGTCAGTTGGGTCAGATCCTGGGCCCACGTGGCCTGATGCCTAACCCAAAGGTTGGCACTGTGACTCCTGACGTCGCTACGGCTGTGAAGAACGCCAAGGCTGGTCAAGTGCAGTTCCG comes from the Comamonas sp. 26 genome and includes:
- the rplA gene encoding 50S ribosomal protein L1, which translates into the protein MAKLTKKQKALQGKVDSNKLYAFADAVALVKEAATAKFDESIDVAVQLGVDAKKSDQVVRGAVVLPHGTGKTARVAVFAQGAKAEEAKAAGADVVGMDDLAAMVKAGDMPFDVVIAAPDAMRVVGQLGQILGPRGLMPNPKVGTVTPDVATAVKNAKAGQVQFRVDKAGIIHGTIGRRSFDSDKLQGNLAALIDALNKAKPATSKGQYLRKVAVSSTMGVGVRVDTQSISA
- the nusG gene encoding transcription termination/antitermination protein NusG; the protein is MADTVETDVNGGAAASANPDLRWYIVHAYSGMEKAVERNITERIARSGMQSKFGRILVPSEEVVEMRNGVRRTTDRRLFPGYVFVEMVMEDDTWHLVKHTSKVTGFVGGAKNRPAPISEEEIRKIVDQMQEGTEKPRHKVEFMVGELIRVKEGPFADFNGSVEEVNYEKNRLRVSVTIFGRATPVELEFSQVEKT
- a CDS encoding efflux RND transporter permease subunit: MSKFFIHRPIFAWVIAIFVIIAGVISITKLPIAQFPSVAPPTINVTATYPGATSQTMTDSVLQLIEREINGAQGLMYMESSAPAGGQGTLTVTFAPGTNPDLAQVDVQNRLARVLPRLPQVVQALGVRVDKSMSNFLMILAFQAASGETSRDDIADYVNRNVVPEIQRLDGVGKAQLFAAGRAMRVWIDPAKLQGFGLSITSVNAAIAAQNQQISGGALGDLPSTSGTSTTATIVVPGQLTTPEQFGEVVLRSNSDGSTVRLKDVARIELGIESYAFESRLDGKPAVAMAVQLTSTANAMATATLVKAKMAEMEPFLPTGVKWSSPYDTSKFVKISIEKVVHTLIEAIVLVFIVMLIFLQNIRYTLIPTIVVPIALLGTFAVMLMVGLTINILAMFAMVLVIGIVVDDAIVVVENVERIMSEEGLSPKDATIKAMGQIQGAVVGITVILVTVFLPLAAFSGATGNIYRQFSLVMAISIFFSGFFALTLTPALCATMLKPIPKGHAHDKKTGLLGPFYNWFNRKFEAGTQRYSSALSSVVKRSVQAFIVYLIVIAGVIFMFMRLPTAFLPTEDQGYVISLTQLPPGASLERTSKTVAELEQFVLSQPEVDHIVSILGFSFMGQGQNVGLAFTTLKDWTQRTAPGSDAKSFAGRTMGAMSKLRDGFIFTLVPPSISELGNSDGFTFRLQDRSGKGHAALLEARNQLIAKANQSKVLAGVRFDGVDDAPQWKVDINRDAVYAQRVNMSDLASTLATALGSSNSTDFPNNGFMQRVTIQADATRRMQPEDVMRLTVPNAQGQLVELSTMVSAKWISGPMQLTRYNGYPSMSITGQAKPGFTSGDAMKEMEQLAKDLPEGFGYEWTGQSLDEKKAGSSAMLLYAFSILAVFLCLAALYESWSIPLSVLLVVPLGVFGAVAGVLMRGMPNDIYFQVALITVIGLSAKNAILIVEFAKDLHAEGKTALEAALEAGHLRFRPILMTSLAFILGVVPLYIASGASAASQKEIGTGVFWGMVIGTPISVFLVPVFFVTVFNLFGKKSKQDTNANSPAATSAAQGGSQHE
- the secE gene encoding preprotein translocase subunit SecE, translated to MATTQVETVSSMADKAKIAAVAALVVASIAGFYLLSKQGALVQWSALIVGLVLSAFVFLISEPGKRFIGFARDAWREVKKVVWPTRKETMQMTLYVFAFVVVMALFLWFTDKTLEWVLYDLILGWRK
- a CDS encoding efflux transporter outer membrane subunit, whose amino-acid sequence is MNKTLLPVALAGALLASGCSFIPTLDRPAAPVAEHFSAANEQAGATAAADIPWQQFFTDPRLQQVIQLALDNNRDLRVAVLNIEKAQAQYQIQRAAQFPEFGVAGSASRQPSTITGRYGNSYMVGLSMPSWEIDFWGRIGSLKQQALAQYLATEEGRKAAQISLIANVANTWLNLQADEELLAISRRTLSTREQSIKLTKLRLDAGVTSELDYRQAQSLTESARATLALQAGQRERDVNALTLLAGQSLPADLLSSMQDKQLRELPALADVPSGLPSELLLRRPDIRQAEQSMIAANASIGTARALFFPNISLTASAGFVNSKVSDLFSSDSAAFTIAPSLYLPIFNAGRNRANLQVAEANEKIAVAQYEGSIQSAFREVSDTLVNRRSLKDQLDAQSRQLEAEQVRYKLSDLRYTNGVASYLDLLDAQRSLFALEQSVVQVRLAQLQNQVNLYKVLGGGWTEPVASNNAAAPATGTP
- a CDS encoding efflux RND transporter periplasmic adaptor subunit, with the translated sequence MYEEHKALDNQPKFAASCTRSMAISLSLIAALGLAACGDKKEDPQKAQAAAQAQPPEVGVVTVTLQSLPLISDLPGRLEASRIAQVRARAAGIVQKRLFQEGSDVKAGQVLFQIDNTPYKANLQSAQATLAQAEANLAQASATARRYKPLVEANAISKQEYDTAIANEKAALAQVVAGKAAVTNANVNLGYASVAAPISGRIGRALVTEGALVGQGEATQLATIQQVNPLYVNLTQSSSEIMRMREALASGKLAKVGDNAARVHVYLDDGKQYAHAGKLLFTDLTVDPTTGQVSVRAELPNPDGMLLPGTYVRVRLEQAQIENAVLIPQQAVTRNEKGNFVMVVAEDGSVAPRPVQISQSNGNNWVVTSGLKNGEKVMVDGLIKVGMGAKKVKPVEFNATPAAQPQPAPAAPEAPAQDKPAAAAEGAGDAQTAK
- the rplK gene encoding 50S ribosomal protein L11; amino-acid sequence: MAKKIVGFIKLQVPAGKANPSPPIGPALGQRGLNIMEFCKAFNAQTQGVEPGLPLPVVITAFADKSFTFIIKTPPATVLIKKAIKLDKGSSNPLKNKVGKITRAQLEEIANTKLKDMNAADVDAAVRTLAGSARSMGVIVEGV
- a CDS encoding TetR family transcriptional regulator, producing MARRTKAEADETRTKLLDAAEEVFFEKGVSRTSLGDIALRAGATRGAVYWHFKDKMDVFVSMLGRICLPFDEICDDRYAELPPLERIRHSIQHVFESLDEDVRRRKVFETALFKMEYVGELADVRLQHVKNSCEAREKFARDLAAAAEEQSVQLQVSPEEAALGLHSLFVGLIHGWTLTEGSFSLLKIGSMSVDVYLSGLGFRVSL
- the tuf gene encoding elongation factor Tu; the protein is MAKEKFERTKPHVNVGTIGHVDHGKTTLTAAIATVLSKHFGGEAKDYSQIDNAPEEKARGITINTSHVEYETAARHYAHVDCPGHADYVKNMITGAAQMDGAILVCSAADGPMPQTREHILLSRQVGVPYIIVFLNKADMVDDEELLELVEMEVRELLSKYDFPGDDTPIIRGSAKLALEGDQSEKGEPAILRLAEALDTYIPTPERAIDGAFVMPVEDVFSISGRGTVVTGRIERGIIKVGEEIEIVGITDTQKTICTGVEMFRKLLDQGQAGDNVGLLLRGTKREDVQRGQVLAKPGSIKPHTQFTSEVYVLSKDEGGRHTPFFNNYRPQFYFRTTDVTGSIELPEGKEMVMPGDNVSITVKLIAPIAMEEGLRFAIREGGRTVGAGVVAKIIA